Sequence from the Janthinobacterium lividum genome:
GTTGCCAGTTCGCCGTCAGCGAGCCGGGCTTCCCAGTCTTCGTTGAGCCAGTCGGCCGTGACGTATCCCAAATCATAGCCAATGCCTATCGTGACGCCCGACTCGCCGGCGGGCCAGATCGGCTGCTGGAACTTCGCCTCGTAGCGCGCGCGGTCGGTCACTTCGAAGGTGGTAATGAGCGTGATGGCGGCTTCCGAGATTGCCCGCGAAGACAAGGGAGTACGCGGCGCAATGGCCCGCGATTCGTACTGCTCGCCGAAGCCTTCGCGACTAGTGCGCGTCGCATCAAGCAGCGACGGATCGTTGATGGCTTGCCGCAGCAAAGTATCGAATGCATCCGACTGCGCCAGCACCTTGCCGCCAGCGAGCAGGCCCAAGGCTCCCAGCGCGACCGCCGCGCCAACAAACTCTCGTCTGGAATGCATCGCATGCTCTCCTCTAGTGTCCGGCAAACATGGCGACACGCCACTTGCAGGCAAAACTATGCGGGATGGCGCGCAGCGCGCCATTGATGCACTTCAATATACAGATATTTATTATTTGAAAATACACAGTTTATTGCACTTGTGCTTGCTTTGTCAGGCCATGCTTTTTTGCTGAAGCGTAACAGCGCATGGCAGCTATACTGGTGCATCCCATGCCGATCCGGAAAGATACACCGTGAAACTTGCCGCCCTGCTGTCCCCCCATCTCCTGCTGTGCGCACTGCCCCTGCTTGCCCAGGCGCAGGCGCAAACGCCCATCGTGCTCGACGGCCAGTACAGCGCGCGCACGGACGAGATGAGCCTGCAGATCATCGGCAACCGCGTCTGCTTCGCGCCCGACAAGGCGCAGTGGGGCCGCCTGCCCCGCCCTGCCGCCACGCACGATGCGTGGTTCTGTTTTTCCAACGATGGCGAGGCGCGCCGGCTGCTGCGCGTGCCCGCGCGCCAGGCCGACAATTGCGGCTGGCAAGCGCGTGCGCGCATCGTCATCGACACCTATCAACCGTATGTGGAGCAAGGCGATGGCAACGACATGGCGCGCCTGGCGTCGGTGGTGAAGGTGGCGCAGCCGAACGCCATCGCCTGCGAGTAATCAGCCCAGTTCGTATTCCTGCAGATACCGGGCAAACAATTCCCCATCGGACAGCGGACACGCCAACCCTGCGCCCCAGTCGGCCAGTAGGAGCTGCTCTTTCAAGGGCAGCAGCATGAGTTCAGGCATGGCGTCGCTGCACCACAGGTCGCACACGATGCCGTCGCCGTCCAGGCCAGCAAACAGGGTCTCCGTCGTCTCGCCGCCAAAGGCCAGCACATTCTTGCATTCCACCCGGTAGCTGCTGTAGCCCGTATACACGGCGTCGTACGGCGGCAAGGCATCGGCCAGCGCCAGGCGCAACTGGTCCGCCGTGAGGCCCAGCGCGCGCAGCGGCGATGGCGGCGCCTCGGGCACGTACATCTGCGTCCAGCCGGCGCCGCTGCGGTGCGCGTCGGCAAATGCCTGCTGCTCGCCCATCTGCGTCAGACAGTGCTGCAAATTATCCAGCGGCAGCAGTTCGATCATGCAAAAATCATCTTCGTGATAATAGGCTTCACGCATGCTTCAATTCTCCAGCAAGTCGTGCAGTTGCACATTGCGCCGCGACGTCAGCAGGCCGGCCCAACTGTCGCTCGTCACGAATGGATAACGCACGGCGCCAAAGTTCATCCACGCATCGCGGTATGCCAGCCACAGGCGCTGGGTGGCGCGGATGCCATCCTTGCCCACGGCGCCCGCATGGGTTTGCGCCGGCTTCTTCATGAGCTTGCCGTAGATGGCGTTGAGTTCCTTGTCGAGCGCCGCCGCCTGTTCCCTGGACATGCTGGTTGGCAGCTTGCCCGCTTCGTACTCGCGCAAATCGTGCGCCAGCAGATCAAGCTCGGCCGTGCGGGCGGCGATGCTCAGGGCGGCGCGGGCCGTGCCGCTCAAATCCGTTTCATAGTCCGCGCGCGCATCGGCAAACTTGCTTGCCGCCGCCTGCAGTTTTTGCAGCGACGCTTGCGCCGCGGCAGGCATGCTTGCGCTGACTTTACCTGTCGCCTGCGTGCGCACGCGTTGTTTCTGGCGCGCATCGATGGCGCTGCACACGCCCATCATGTAGCCGCTGGTGATGTCGTCGCACAAATCGATCATGCCGCGTCCGCTGGCATTGATCTTCTGCAAGTGTTCGATGCGCCCTTGCATCTCGGCTGGCGCCGCATCGATGCTGCACGCGTACTTCAGCGCCAGCAACGGGTCTTTCTGCACGCCCTGCCCATTCTGGTACAGCATCATCAGGACAGCGCTGTTCTGCGTGGCCATGGCGCAATGGCGCGCAGGACGCCAGTCCGCCGGCTTGGGTGAGGACATACTCTTGGTATCGTAATACAGGTCTGTTGCCTGGCACTGCTGCAGGGATGCCACGGCGGACGGCGCCGGCAAGTCGGCAGGCGGCGGCGCCGCATCCTTGACCTTCAGGCAACCCGCATACCAGGCCGTGCTTTCCGCGTGACCCACGCCCATGGCGCTGGTATTCGGGTACGGTGCGGGCGCCGCGGCAAAAACCGGGGCAGCCAGCAGGCAGCTCGCGCCCAGCAATATCGTTTTCAATAAGGGTAGACTAATTTTCATGGCCGGCCACAGGTAGCATCAGTAAAAGAACAAGTTTAACTGATCAGCCATGGCGCGCCCGCCCGATACGCGGCCGTCCCACGTGGTAAGTAACGGTACACAACCTTGGCAGTGCAGGAAACGATGGGCAATAATGTTGCCCGCTGTACTTTTTTCATTACCGGACCACGCCCATGACCTCACCCCGTCTTCGCCGTTCCCTCGGCTCCCTGCTGATCGCAGCGGCCTGCGCCTCGCTGGCAACGACCGTCCACGCCGCCGATACCAAGGCCACCACCCCAGTTGCCGCCACGCAAACCGATGCCAGGCACGCCATCACGCATGAAGACGTGTGGCTGATGAAACGGGTGGGCGCGCCCGTCGCCAGCCCGGACGGCAAGTGGGCCGTGTTTTCCGTGGTCGACAGCGCCTACTCTAGCCAAGACCAATCGTCGGACCTGTGGATCAAGTCGCTGCTTGACGACAGCCCTGCGCGCCGCCTGACCTCGTCCAAGGGCGGCGAAAGCGCCGTGGCCTGGTCGCCGGACAGCCGCCAGCTGGTCTTCGTTGCCAAGCGCGACGGCGATGACGCGGGACAGATTTACCGCCTCGACGTGGCTGCTGGCGGCGAAGCGCAGCGCCTGACCTCGCTCACCCTGGGCGCGCGCATGCCGAAATGGAGCCCGGATGGCAAGCAATTGCTGTTCATCAGCGATATCTATCCAGGCAACAAGACGGAAGCCGACGTCAAGCAAAGCGCGAAAGAGCGCAAGGAGCGCAAATACAGCGCCCGTTCGTATGAAACGACGGCGCCCCGCTATTTCGACAAATGGTTGACCGACAAGCAGGTGCGGCTGTTCATCGTCGACGCCGACGCCGCAGCAACCCCGCGCGACATCCTGTCGGGCACACAACTGGTCACCCTGCCGGGCTTTGGCGGCGGCCAGGGCGACGAGGGGCAATCGCTGGATGCCGTCTGGACGCCGGACGGCAAGGCCGTCGTCTTCAATGCGGCCACCAACCGCGATGCGGCCCAGCGCGAAGCCGTCGTCTCGCAACTGTACTTGCTGCCCGTGGCGGGCGGTGAAGCGCAGCGTTTGACGCAGGACAAGCACAGCTATGGCTCCCTGAAATTCGCGGCCGACGGCAAGACGCTGTTCGCGCTCAGCGACGCGCAAACGCCGGGCAAAGTGTATGACGTGAAACGCCTGGCCAGCTTCGCCTGGCCGATGAGCAATCCTGCGCCGACCATCCTGACGGCCAAGCTGGACCGCTCGATTTCGCGCTTTGTGCTGCCCGAAGGCGGCAAGCGCGTCATCTTCAGCTATGAACATGCTGGCCTGGAAAAGCTGTACTCGATCGACGCCAGGGGTGGCGACGTGCGCGAGGAACCATCCTTGCCGACGGGTACCATCAACTCGCTGAGCAGCGGCGGCAAGGCCCTGGTGGGCGTGTGGGAATCCGCCATCAATCCACCGGAAATCTACGCCTTCAACGGCAAGCAGCCGAAGCGCCTGACGACCTTCAACACGGACAAGGCAAGTAAAATCGACTGGCAGGCGCCCGAGCACTTCTGGTTCACCACGGCCGACGGCCGCCAGATCCACAATATGCTCGTCAAGCCGGCCAACTTTGACCCGAACAAGAAATACCCGCTGTTTACCGTCATCCACGGCGGCGCGGCCAGCATGTGGCGCGACCAGTTCGTGCTGCGCTGGAACTATCATTTGCTGGCCAAGCCCGGCTATGTCGTGCTGCTGACGGACTACAAGGGTTCCACCGGCTATGGCGAGGAATTCTCGCGGGCTATCCAGTTCGATCCGCTGAAGGGCCCTGGCGATGAAGTCAACCAGGGCGTCGATGAAGCCATCAAGAAATATCCATTTATCGACAGCACGAAACTGGCTGCCGGCGGCGCCAGCTATGGCGGCCACCTGGCCAACTGGCTGCAAGCGACCACCACGCGCTACAAGGCCATTGTCTCGCATGCGGGCGAAATGGACCTGATCATGCAATGGGGTACCAGCGATGGCGGCTTCGGCCGTGAAACCAATGCAGGCGGCCCCGTGTGGTCGAACCTGCCCGTGTGGCGCGAGCAAAGCCCCGTCATGCAAGCGGGCAACCACGAAAAAGGCACGGGTTTCACGACCCCCATCCTGATCACCGTGGGCGAGCTCGATTACCGCGTGCCGGCCAACAATGCATTGATGAACTTTGCCGTGCAACAGCGCCTGAACGTGCCGGCGAAACTGCTGGTCTTCCCGGACGAAAACCACTGGATTTTGAAGGGCGAGAACAGCCGCTTCTTCTATAGCGAAGTCGAGGGCTGGCTGGCCAAATACTTAAAATAAGAACACCACAGAACAGTCCATGGCGGCGTTGCATTGCCTAGTCGTACTATTCGTACTGCCTTCGGCAATGCGCCTTGCCCTGAACGTGTTCTGAGGCGTTCTTGAAATCTTGAAAAAATGAAAAAGCCAGGCTCCGCTCATGCGGGCCTGGCTTTTTTCATGCGGGCTGGGCGGAGGCCACGGCCGCCTTCTGCCGCTGGATCGCCAGCACCAGCAGCGCGGCGACGAGGCAGGCGGCGCCGGCCGCGAACAGGGCAGGATTGTAGGTCAGCATCAGGGTGCGGATGCGGCCCGCGCCGTAGGCGGCCACGGCGGCGCCCAGCTGGTGGCCGGCGAAGATCCAGCCGAAGACCATGCCCGCCCGCTCCCGGCCAAACGTGGCCCCCACCAGTTTCACCGTCGGCGGCACGGTGGCGATCCAGTCCAGGCCGTAGAACATGGCGAACAGGGACAGGCCGTACAAGGTGAATTCCGAATACGGCAGCCAGAACAGCGACAAGCCACGCAAGCCGTAATACCAGAACAGCAGCTTGCGGTTGTCATAGCGGTCCGACAGCCAGCCGGACAAGATGGTGCCAAACAGGTCGAACGCGCCCATCATGGCCAGCACGGACGCGGCCGGCACGGCTGACAGGCCCGAGTCGCCGCACAGGGAAATGAAATGCGTCTGGATCAAGCCATTCGTGCTGAGGCCGCAGATGAAAAACGTGCCGAACAATATCCAGAAGGTGCGGTTCGCCGCCACGCTGCGCAGGATCATGAACGGCGTGGCAAACGTCATTGTCGCCGCCGGCGCCGCCACCAGGGGCGTGGCCGGGTCGGCGCCGTAGGGACGCAAGGCCACGTCCTGCGGGCGGTTGCGCATGCACAGGAAGGCCAGCACGGCGACGGTGGCGCAGGCGGCAAACACGGGCATGACGGCCGTGCGCCAGCCGTAGTGTTCTATCAGCCAGGCGCCCACGGGCAGGAACAGCAGCTGGCCCGTGGCCGAACTGGCCGTCAGCACGCCCACCACCAGGCCACGGTGCGTCTCGAACCAGCGGTTCGCCACCACGGCGCTCAAGACCAGCGCCGTCATGCCCGAACCGAGACCCAGCAGGATGCCCCACAGGGCGACCAGGTGCCAGAACTGCGTCATGCGCGTGGCCAGCAGCATGCCCGCTGCGATCAGGCCCAGAGCCACGCAGATGACATTGCGCAAGCCGAAACGCTCCATCAGGATGGCGGCAAACGGCCCCATCAGGCCGAACAGCACGAAGCGCACGGCCAGGGCCGAGGAAATCTGCTCGGCATCCCAGCCGAACTCGCGGCTCAAGGGCTGCATCAGCGCGCCCGGCAAACCCAGCGCGGCCGACGACGTCAAGGCGGTGAGGAAAGTAATGGCGACGATGACCCAGGCAAAGTGCACGCCGCGCCGCTCCAGCCATTGCGAAAAAGATAGGGAAAGCATGCCGTCCTCATGAGAAAAAGTGAATGCCGGTCAGCATCAGCCGACTGGATTTTTCTCATGTTATATTATGATCGTAATTTATACAATCAAAAAAAACTGGAGCCACACTGCTGCGTGCGGCTCCAGTCCCGGCTTTAACGCATCGACAGAATGCGGCTTACTTCACCTTCAAGCCATTCTTCACATCCGTCACGCCTTCCACGCCACGGGCCAGGTCGGCGGCTTTTTTCACTTGCGCCTGCGAAGGCACGAAGCCGCTGAGCATGACGACACCGTTGACCGTTTCCACGTGTACATCGAGTGCTTTCAAGTCGTTGTCCTTGACGAGGTCAGCCTTGATTTTCGTCGTGATGACAGAGTCGGCCACGGCCGTCTTGGTGCTGCCGGCCGCATTGCGCGTCACGCAAGCGGCCTTGGCCGTCGCATCCATGGCGTCGCAGTTTTCCTTCATCGTGGCAGGCGGATTTTGCGCCACGTTGGTGCCGGCCCTGGCGCCCGTGTTGGCATCGGCCAGCGCGGCCGTTTTCGCCGCCTTGGCATCGGTCATGCACGTGGTTTTATCGGCCCCCGTGCGGTCGCCGCACTTGGCCTTGGCCAGGTCATACTCGGCATTGGCGACATCCTTGCGGGCCTTGCCCAGTTCGCGCGGCGTGTTGCGGTATTGCGCCACGGCGTCCGAATCGGCCTTGGCGCGCGCCACCTTGGCTTCCTCCACGCAGACTTTTTTCGCGTTGCCGCTGTGGGCGTCGCAGGCGGCCTTGGCCTGCTTGTAGTCGGCCGATGCCTTGTCCGTCAAACTCTTGTACGAGGCATCCTGCGCATACGCGGGCGTGGCGGCAAGCAGGGCGCTGGCACTGGCGGCCAGCATGAGTGCGATCATTTTGTTCATGATGGTTCCTCTCTGGTTAGTTGATGCCCAGATTAGACCCCTGCCGCGCGCAAAGCTCCGTGCGACAGCACACGCTGACAGTCCATTCGCATAAAAATCATCGCTTATTTGTCGCCGCTCAAGCCCTTCCGCCACAATACTTGCGCCTGTTCAAATGGTGAAACGGACTCATCAAATACACCCGCGCCAGCGGCCAGCGCCAGCCAGGCTTGCGTGGCGTGCGAACCGCCTGCGCCATCGCCAGCCGCGCGCACGCCGCGCATCCAGGCCAGCACATCCTGATACTGCCCGGGGTGGCGTCCATGCATCCACGCCAGGGCTACCAGATCCGCATAGCCCTCTTCGCGGCGCGTCTCGCGCAGCTCCTGCGCCAGCGGTGTCAACTTGCTCCGCTGCATGCTGCGCGGCTCGACAAAGCCGCGTGGCAAGGCATGCCAGTCGCCCTGCGCATAGCGCTGGCAGTGGCCGATCTCATGCGCCGTCATCGCTTCCATCATCAGGCCGTGGCGCATGGGTAGCACGCCTTGCAGGACACTGTCCGCCTGCGCATTGCCGCGCAAGGAGAGCACCAGCTTGCAGCGCCCTGCTGCGTAGCCCAGCGCCAGCGGCACGGCGCCGGGGGCATCCTGCGGCTGCACGATGATATCGATGGGCAAGCCTTGCGCACGCGCAAACGCGATGACGGCTTGGCCCGCCTGCAGCCAGCGGGTTTCCAGATCGGTGAGCTTGGCGGCAGCCACGGCGGACACAGGAGACAA
This genomic interval carries:
- a CDS encoding alpha/beta hydrolase family protein; translated protein: MTSPRLRRSLGSLLIAAACASLATTVHAADTKATTPVAATQTDARHAITHEDVWLMKRVGAPVASPDGKWAVFSVVDSAYSSQDQSSDLWIKSLLDDSPARRLTSSKGGESAVAWSPDSRQLVFVAKRDGDDAGQIYRLDVAAGGEAQRLTSLTLGARMPKWSPDGKQLLFISDIYPGNKTEADVKQSAKERKERKYSARSYETTAPRYFDKWLTDKQVRLFIVDADAAATPRDILSGTQLVTLPGFGGGQGDEGQSLDAVWTPDGKAVVFNAATNRDAAQREAVVSQLYLLPVAGGEAQRLTQDKHSYGSLKFAADGKTLFALSDAQTPGKVYDVKRLASFAWPMSNPAPTILTAKLDRSISRFVLPEGGKRVIFSYEHAGLEKLYSIDARGGDVREEPSLPTGTINSLSSGGKALVGVWESAINPPEIYAFNGKQPKRLTTFNTDKASKIDWQAPEHFWFTTADGRQIHNMLVKPANFDPNKKYPLFTVIHGGAASMWRDQFVLRWNYHLLAKPGYVVLLTDYKGSTGYGEEFSRAIQFDPLKGPGDEVNQGVDEAIKKYPFIDSTKLAAGGASYGGHLANWLQATTTRYKAIVSHAGEMDLIMQWGTSDGGFGRETNAGGPVWSNLPVWREQSPVMQAGNHEKGTGFTTPILITVGELDYRVPANNALMNFAVQQRLNVPAKLLVFPDENHWILKGENSRFFYSEVEGWLAKYLK
- a CDS encoding lysozyme inhibitor LprI family protein is translated as MKISLPLLKTILLGASCLLAAPVFAAAPAPYPNTSAMGVGHAESTAWYAGCLKVKDAAPPPADLPAPSAVASLQQCQATDLYYDTKSMSSPKPADWRPARHCAMATQNSAVLMMLYQNGQGVQKDPLLALKYACSIDAAPAEMQGRIEHLQKINASGRGMIDLCDDITSGYMMGVCSAIDARQKQRVRTQATGKVSASMPAAAQASLQKLQAAASKFADARADYETDLSGTARAALSIAARTAELDLLAHDLREYEAGKLPTSMSREQAAALDKELNAIYGKLMKKPAQTHAGAVGKDGIRATQRLWLAYRDAWMNFGAVRYPFVTSDSWAGLLTSRRNVQLHDLLEN
- a CDS encoding MFS transporter — encoded protein: MLSLSFSQWLERRGVHFAWVIVAITFLTALTSSAALGLPGALMQPLSREFGWDAEQISSALAVRFVLFGLMGPFAAILMERFGLRNVICVALGLIAAGMLLATRMTQFWHLVALWGILLGLGSGMTALVLSAVVANRWFETHRGLVVGVLTASSATGQLLFLPVGAWLIEHYGWRTAVMPVFAACATVAVLAFLCMRNRPQDVALRPYGADPATPLVAAPAATMTFATPFMILRSVAANRTFWILFGTFFICGLSTNGLIQTHFISLCGDSGLSAVPAASVLAMMGAFDLFGTILSGWLSDRYDNRKLLFWYYGLRGLSLFWLPYSEFTLYGLSLFAMFYGLDWIATVPPTVKLVGATFGRERAGMVFGWIFAGHQLGAAVAAYGAGRIRTLMLTYNPALFAAGAACLVAALLVLAIQRQKAAVASAQPA
- a CDS encoding BON domain-containing protein, whose protein sequence is MNKMIALMLAASASALLAATPAYAQDASYKSLTDKASADYKQAKAACDAHSGNAKKVCVEEAKVARAKADSDAVAQYRNTPRELGKARKDVANAEYDLAKAKCGDRTGADKTTCMTDAKAAKTAALADANTGARAGTNVAQNPPATMKENCDAMDATAKAACVTRNAAGSTKTAVADSVITTKIKADLVKDNDLKALDVHVETVNGVVMLSGFVPSQAQVKKAADLARGVEGVTDVKNGLKVK